A region of the Leucobacter komagatae genome:
GGGACGTTCGGGATCCTGGTCGCGGGGCCACCCCGCTCGCGGACGCGCCGACAGTGCGCGACGGCGACGAGCCGTTCCTGCTGCTGTTCTCGTCGGGCACGACGAGCGCGCCGAAGGGGTTTCTCAAGACGCGCGACCAGTACCGGGCGAACGTCGCGGTGTCGAGCGCGTACCTCGAACCGCTGCCCGGGGTGCACACGCTCGCGCCGGGCCCGGTGTCGTACAGCCTCACCCTCTACGCGCTCATCGAGTGCCTCGCAACCGGGGGAGCGGCGCACATGGCCGACGCGTTCGACGCGATCGCGATGGCGAGGCGCGTGCACGAGGAGCGGATCACCCGCGTCGTCGCCGTGCCCGCGCTCGTGCAGTCGCTCAGCGACGCCGCCCGCCGCGACCCGGAGAGGTTCGCCTCGCTCGAACTCGTCGTGACCGGGGGTGCGAACCTGTCGGCGTCGCTGCGCGAGGGCCTCGGTGCGGTGTTGCCGGGCGTACGGCTCATCAGTTACTACGGGGCCGCCGAGATCGGGTTCATCGGCGACAGCCGGGGCGGCGACGGCACGCTCATTGAGGTGTACGAGGGGATCGGGTTCGAGATCCGCTCGGAAGCTGGCGAGCGGGTGCCTGACAGCGAGTTCGGCACTCTCTGGATCGACGCGGCAGCCTGCTCCGACGGCTACCTCGCGGGCACGACCGACGCCGTGTTGCGCGGTGCTGATGGCTGGGCGACCGTACACGACCAGGGGCGCATCGTAGACGGGAGACTGCAGCTCGCCGGGCGGGCCGGCGACATTGTCGTGACGGGCGGGCACAAGGTCGCGCTCCCCGAGGTCGAGAGGGCGTTCGAGGGCATGCCCGGTCTCGGCGCGGTCTGTGCGGTCGCGCTGCCGCACCCGCGGCTTGGGAGCGTCGTCGGGCTCGTCGTCGAGGGTGTAGCCGAGGGCGGTGCAGGGAAGGATGCGCTGCGCGCGTGGGGCCGCGAGCGGCTTGCTCCGCAGTTCGTGCCGCGCCAGTGGTACCGTCTGGACGCGCTGCCGCGCACGGTCGGCGGGAAGATCCGTCGGGCTGAGACCGTTGCACTCATCGAAGCGGGCGAAGGGGAGCGACTATGAATGGGCGACGCGTCGTCATCACGGGGCTCGGCGCTGTGACCCCGAGCGGCATTGGCGTGCCCGAGCTCTGGAACGCGGTTGTCCAGGGGCGGAGCGCGATCACGCTGCTTGAGGGCCCCGAGTTTGACGGCCTCGCCGTGCGGATCGGCGGGCAGGTACGCGGCTTCGACGTCTCGACCGTGCTCGACCGGAGCCTCGCGAAGCGGCTGAGCCCCGTGCAGCAC
Encoded here:
- a CDS encoding class I adenylate-forming enzyme family protein — encoded protein: MPITQSILEVASQHPERVAIAGEDGRLSYAELVEDSRRVFAVVDALHRAHDAPPAPAPETRGIPITAVSIESAFHTSRIVAGLAGYRAVSATIDPRWPLEHRVNVVLATGIGLVISDADDLAPALRERGWGGTIISLPEFRAAERDVRDPGRGATPLADAPTVRDGDEPFLLLFSSGTTSAPKGFLKTRDQYRANVAVSSAYLEPLPGVHTLAPGPVSYSLTLYALIECLATGGAAHMADAFDAIAMARRVHEERITRVVAVPALVQSLSDAARRDPERFASLELVVTGGANLSASLREGLGAVLPGVRLISYYGAAEIGFIGDSRGGDGTLIEVYEGIGFEIRSEAGERVPDSEFGTLWIDAAACSDGYLAGTTDAVLRGADGWATVHDQGRIVDGRLQLAGRAGDIVVTGGHKVALPEVERAFEGMPGLGAVCAVALPHPRLGSVVGLVVEGVAEGGAGKDALRAWGRERLAPQFVPRQWYRLDALPRTVGGKIRRAETVALIEAGEGERL